A window from Micromonospora profundi encodes these proteins:
- a CDS encoding FAD-binding oxidoreductase → MAAAASSLGRSGAIEITRRLAAICGPPFSRLAGPADEVAGRPARWVAVPGGPHAAAEVLRLAAAHDLAVVPRGAGTKIDWGATPTQVDIVLDTGRLAGIGHEPVGAPVAEVGAGTPLRAVQATLERTGQRLAMDAPSPGATLGGVLAAGEAGPLRHRHGSPCDQLLGVRYLGADGELVSAGGGAPGLDLARLLCGSQGALGVLVSASLRVQPVPASRLWVSRPVWTPLEVHDLVRMILAARLEPAAIELDLPAGAPRPRTPYPPGHPAATARERHPSMSGRASAPSRAGSLVVLLEGGPADVTERAERLVGLLHGEATVTHSAPPWWRRYPFAPGDTALRLEVPIGDLHAAVYALRDAAGSPVPVRGSAGLGVVHAALPGAMAPDRVASILAAVRGVLLARQGRCVVVSAPAAVRQAVDMWGELAGLARLQAAKEHLDPEHRLAPGRLPGGR, encoded by the coding sequence ATGGCGGCAGCTGCGAGTTCCCTCGGTCGGTCCGGCGCAATCGAGATCACCCGGCGGTTGGCGGCGATCTGCGGCCCACCGTTCTCCCGCCTCGCCGGGCCGGCCGACGAGGTCGCCGGCCGTCCCGCCCGCTGGGTGGCAGTCCCGGGTGGCCCGCACGCCGCGGCCGAGGTGCTGCGGCTGGCCGCCGCGCACGACCTGGCGGTGGTGCCCCGCGGCGCCGGCACGAAGATCGACTGGGGTGCCACGCCCACGCAGGTCGACATCGTCCTCGACACCGGCCGGCTGGCGGGCATCGGTCACGAGCCGGTGGGCGCGCCGGTGGCCGAGGTGGGTGCCGGCACACCGCTGCGGGCGGTCCAGGCCACTCTGGAACGCACCGGGCAGCGGCTCGCCATGGACGCCCCGTCGCCGGGTGCGACACTGGGCGGGGTGCTCGCCGCCGGAGAGGCCGGCCCGCTGCGGCACCGTCATGGCAGCCCCTGCGACCAGCTCCTCGGTGTCCGCTACCTGGGGGCCGACGGTGAGCTGGTCAGCGCCGGTGGCGGCGCCCCCGGGCTCGACCTGGCTCGGCTGCTCTGCGGCTCGCAGGGCGCCCTCGGCGTGCTGGTCTCGGCAAGCCTGCGGGTGCAGCCGGTGCCGGCCAGCCGGCTCTGGGTGTCCCGGCCGGTGTGGACCCCGCTGGAGGTCCACGACCTGGTCCGGATGATCCTCGCCGCCCGACTGGAGCCAGCTGCCATCGAGCTGGACCTACCCGCCGGGGCACCCCGGCCGCGCACCCCGTACCCGCCCGGCCATCCCGCCGCGACCGCCCGGGAGCGTCACCCGTCGATGTCGGGACGGGCCAGCGCCCCATCCCGGGCGGGCAGCCTGGTGGTGCTGCTGGAGGGCGGCCCGGCCGACGTCACCGAACGCGCCGAGCGCCTGGTCGGTCTGCTGCACGGGGAGGCGACGGTCACCCACTCCGCGCCGCCGTGGTGGCGCCGCTACCCGTTCGCCCCCGGCGACACGGCGCTGCGCCTGGAGGTGCCGATCGGCGATCTGCACGCCGCCGTCTACGCGCTGCGCGACGCGGCCGGCTCCCCGGTGCCGGTGCGGGGCTCCGCCGGGCTGGGCGTGGTGCACGCGGCGCTGCCCGGCGCAATGGCACCCGACCGGGTGGCGTCCATCCTGGCCGCCGTCCGTGGGGTGCTGCTGGCGCGGCAGGGCCGCTGCGTCGTCGTCTCCGCCCCCGCCGCGGTCCGACAGGCCGTCGACATGTGGGGTGAGCTGGCCGGGCTGGCCCGGCTGCAGGCGGCCAAGGAGCACCTGGACCCGGAGCACCGCCTCGCCCCGGGCCGCCTCCCCGGCGGCCGGTGA
- a CDS encoding SpoIIE family protein phosphatase has product MSAEAGPATPEARNGAARRVRLPADRRTPAAARAVVRSVLTEAHLDDLANEALLLTTELTTNAVEHARTELDIDVVADEIGLTVTVSDFAPGAGDDELTIGSRNDATEINEVSERGRGLLLVDHFASCWGTTYLPTGKGVWFRLDRPGADQPAGSGGTSPTPGAADNAAPSASAMSELMQTAPDAYADDPLPDFAASLLSRLAEMVGAAGGTIRLDRGDGQGSQLLARFGRQPRPGSELLRVPLTVQRPYAGELELDAAPSAYARPLAVLTAERLSLHLENDRLRRADVRRQAWLTFLAEVSELLAQSLDVELTMALIPQLVVPRLGQWCAVHTTDEWGRLRLAAASHADESVLPQLHKVLAETGPDSIQARLREASRSAAQIPLGGPMDGFAVPLIARGQRLGTLAVGRHQRHRHDPDQVAVLEDVARRAALAIENARIHAERRRVAQTLQQSLLPPVLPVVEGIGFAAEYVPTGDDAEVGGDFYDVVPLPDGRSLVVIGDVSGKGVQAAAVTGLVRDVIRVLVGDGKPLPEVLARLNETLVERGGGRYCTLALAAVGMGDGGQLEVSLHLAGHDRPVLLAGAGGAEFVGTGGTALGLLDTIISPTAEITLAPGDSLIFYTDGVTERRRGRELFGTDRLRHAAAPLAGYSADVVAARLRAAAINFSVEPPRDDIAILVLRNDTI; this is encoded by the coding sequence GTGTCAGCCGAGGCGGGGCCCGCGACGCCCGAGGCCCGGAACGGGGCGGCCCGGCGTGTCCGCCTGCCCGCTGACCGTCGTACGCCCGCTGCCGCCCGCGCTGTCGTCCGCTCGGTGCTGACCGAGGCGCACCTGGACGACCTGGCCAACGAGGCGCTGCTGCTCACCACCGAGCTGACCACCAACGCCGTCGAACACGCCCGTACCGAACTGGACATCGACGTCGTCGCGGACGAGATCGGGCTCACCGTGACAGTCTCCGACTTCGCGCCCGGTGCCGGCGACGACGAGCTGACCATCGGCAGCCGCAACGACGCGACCGAGATCAACGAGGTGTCCGAGCGAGGTCGCGGGCTGCTGCTTGTCGACCATTTCGCCAGCTGCTGGGGCACCACGTACCTGCCCACCGGCAAGGGCGTCTGGTTCCGGCTGGACCGGCCCGGTGCCGACCAGCCGGCCGGCTCCGGCGGTACGTCGCCGACGCCCGGTGCCGCCGACAACGCCGCGCCGAGCGCCAGCGCCATGAGCGAACTCATGCAGACCGCCCCCGACGCGTACGCGGACGATCCGCTGCCCGACTTCGCCGCGAGCCTGCTCAGCCGGCTCGCCGAGATGGTCGGCGCGGCCGGTGGCACGATCCGTCTGGACCGGGGCGACGGGCAGGGTTCACAACTGCTTGCGCGTTTCGGCCGGCAGCCCCGCCCCGGCAGCGAACTGCTCCGGGTGCCCCTGACAGTGCAGCGCCCGTACGCCGGGGAGCTTGAGCTGGATGCCGCGCCGTCGGCGTACGCCCGGCCGCTGGCGGTGCTCACTGCCGAGCGGCTGTCGCTGCACCTGGAGAACGACCGGCTGCGCCGGGCCGACGTCCGCCGGCAGGCGTGGTTGACGTTCCTGGCCGAGGTGAGCGAACTGCTGGCGCAGTCGTTGGATGTCGAGCTGACGATGGCGCTGATCCCGCAGCTCGTGGTGCCCCGGCTCGGTCAGTGGTGCGCGGTGCACACCACCGACGAGTGGGGCCGGCTCCGGCTGGCGGCGGCCAGCCACGCCGACGAGTCGGTGTTGCCGCAGCTGCACAAGGTGCTGGCGGAGACCGGCCCGGATTCGATCCAGGCTCGGCTGCGTGAGGCGTCCCGGAGTGCGGCGCAGATCCCGCTCGGCGGGCCGATGGATGGTTTCGCCGTCCCGCTCATCGCCCGGGGTCAGCGGCTCGGCACCTTGGCGGTGGGCCGGCACCAACGGCACCGGCACGATCCGGACCAGGTGGCAGTGCTGGAGGATGTGGCCCGGCGTGCCGCGCTGGCCATCGAGAACGCCCGGATTCACGCCGAGCGGCGACGGGTCGCGCAGACACTCCAGCAGTCCCTGCTGCCGCCCGTGCTGCCTGTGGTGGAGGGGATCGGCTTCGCCGCCGAGTACGTCCCGACGGGCGACGACGCGGAGGTGGGCGGCGACTTCTACGACGTGGTGCCGCTGCCCGACGGGCGCTCCCTTGTGGTGATCGGGGACGTCTCGGGCAAGGGGGTGCAGGCGGCGGCCGTCACCGGACTGGTCCGGGACGTGATCCGTGTGCTCGTCGGCGATGGCAAGCCGCTGCCGGAGGTGCTGGCCCGGCTCAACGAGACGCTCGTCGAGCGGGGCGGCGGCCGGTACTGCACGCTTGCCCTCGCAGCGGTCGGGATGGGTGACGGTGGCCAGCTGGAGGTCTCCCTGCACCTGGCCGGGCACGACCGGCCGGTGCTGCTGGCCGGTGCGGGTGGCGCCGAGTTCGTCGGCACCGGGGGGACGGCGCTGGGACTGCTCGACACGATCATCTCCCCGACGGCGGAGATCACGCTCGCCCCGGGCGACTCGCTGATCTTCTACACCGACGGGGTCACCGAGCGTCGACGCGGCAGGGAGCTGTTCGGCACCGACCGGTTGCGCCATGCCGCAGCGCCACTGGCCGGGTATTCCGCCGACGTGGTGGCGGCCCGACTGCGGGCCGCCGCGATCAACTTCTCGGTCGAGCCGCCCCGCGACGACATCGCCATCCTGGTGCTCCGCAACGACACGATCTGA
- a CDS encoding S9 family peptidase codes for MTTETAPPAAKRVPTERTHHGDTVIDEYAWLAAKDDPETIAYLTAENAYTEERTAHLADLRGELFEETRQRTRETDLSVPTRKGGHWYYTRTVEGQQYGVQCRRAVRDGETEPPVSADGAPLDGEEVLLDGNLLAEGHDFFSLGAFDVSPDGRWLAYSTDFSGDERFTLRVKDLSTGELLPDEVPDTFYGTAWSADASVLFYVTVDDAWRPNRVWRHTIGSPSSDDVVVHQEDDERFWVGVELTRSEKFILIDIHSKVTSEVLVIPAGNPTGAPAVIAPRRQGVEYAVEHHGHRFLILHNDGAEDFALAFTSADVPGDWVPLIEHTPGTRLEAVDAFANHLVVSLRTEGLTGLRVLPVGSDDAYDIDFPEPLYSVGLDSNPEYRTGQVRLRYSSLVTPDSVYDYDLVTRQMVLRKQKPVLPGPDGRPFDPAEYEQHRDWALADDGTRVPISLVCRVGTPRDGSAPCELYGYGSYEASMDPWFSVARLSLLDRGVIFAVAHTRGGGELGRRWYDQGKLLAKKNTFTDFVACARHLVKAGWTASDRLVARGASAGGLLMGAVANLAPDAFTGIVAQVPFVDALTSILDPSLPLTVTEWEEWGNPLEDPEVYAYMKSYTPYENVAALDYPAILAVTSLNDTRVLYSEPAKWIARLRAVAPTGDYLLKTEMGAGHGGPSGRYDSWREEAFINAWILDRIGRA; via the coding sequence GTGACCACCGAGACTGCCCCGCCCGCGGCAAAGCGGGTGCCCACCGAGCGCACCCACCACGGCGACACCGTCATCGACGAGTACGCCTGGCTCGCCGCCAAGGACGACCCGGAGACGATCGCCTACCTGACCGCCGAGAACGCGTACACCGAGGAGCGCACCGCGCACCTGGCCGACCTCCGTGGAGAGCTGTTCGAGGAGACCCGCCAGCGGACCCGGGAGACCGACCTGTCCGTGCCGACCCGCAAGGGCGGCCACTGGTACTACACGCGCACTGTCGAGGGTCAGCAGTACGGGGTGCAGTGCCGCCGCGCCGTCCGTGACGGCGAGACCGAGCCGCCGGTCAGCGCGGATGGCGCACCGCTGGACGGCGAGGAGGTGCTGCTCGACGGCAACCTGCTTGCCGAGGGGCACGACTTCTTCTCGCTCGGCGCGTTCGACGTCAGCCCGGACGGTCGCTGGCTCGCCTACTCCACCGACTTCTCCGGCGACGAGCGCTTCACCTTGCGGGTCAAGGACCTGAGCACCGGCGAACTGCTGCCGGACGAGGTGCCCGACACGTTCTACGGCACGGCCTGGTCAGCCGACGCGTCGGTGCTGTTCTACGTGACCGTGGACGACGCCTGGCGGCCCAACCGGGTGTGGCGGCACACCATCGGCTCCCCGTCCTCCGACGACGTGGTGGTCCACCAGGAGGACGACGAACGGTTCTGGGTGGGCGTGGAGCTGACCCGGTCGGAGAAGTTCATCCTGATCGACATCCACAGCAAGGTCACCAGCGAGGTGCTGGTGATCCCGGCCGGCAACCCGACGGGTGCGCCCGCCGTGATCGCGCCTCGCCGTCAGGGCGTGGAGTACGCCGTCGAGCACCACGGCCACCGCTTCCTGATCCTGCACAACGACGGTGCGGAGGACTTCGCGCTGGCGTTCACCTCGGCCGACGTGCCGGGCGACTGGGTTCCGCTGATCGAGCACACCCCCGGCACCCGGCTGGAGGCTGTGGACGCCTTCGCCAACCATCTGGTGGTGTCCCTGCGTACCGAAGGGCTCACCGGGCTGCGGGTGCTGCCGGTGGGCAGCGACGACGCGTACGACATCGACTTTCCCGAGCCGCTCTACAGCGTCGGGCTGGACTCCAACCCGGAGTACCGCACCGGACAGGTCCGCCTGCGCTACTCCTCGCTTGTCACCCCCGACTCCGTCTACGACTACGACCTGGTGACCCGGCAGATGGTGCTGCGCAAGCAGAAGCCGGTGCTGCCCGGTCCGGACGGGCGACCGTTCGACCCGGCCGAGTACGAGCAGCACCGCGACTGGGCGCTCGCCGACGACGGCACGAGGGTGCCGATCTCGCTTGTCTGCCGGGTCGGTACGCCCCGCGACGGCTCGGCGCCCTGCGAGCTGTACGGCTACGGCTCGTACGAGGCGAGCATGGACCCGTGGTTCTCGGTGGCCCGGCTGTCCCTGCTGGACCGGGGTGTCATCTTCGCTGTGGCGCACACCCGGGGCGGCGGTGAGCTGGGCCGCCGCTGGTACGACCAGGGCAAGCTGCTGGCCAAGAAGAACACCTTCACCGACTTCGTGGCGTGCGCCCGGCACCTGGTCAAGGCCGGCTGGACGGCAAGCGACCGGCTGGTAGCCCGGGGCGCTTCGGCCGGCGGCCTGCTGATGGGCGCGGTCGCCAACCTCGCCCCGGACGCGTTCACAGGGATCGTCGCGCAGGTGCCGTTCGTGGACGCGCTCACCTCGATCCTCGACCCGTCGCTGCCGCTTACCGTCACCGAGTGGGAGGAGTGGGGCAACCCCCTCGAAGACCCCGAGGTGTACGCGTACATGAAGTCCTACACGCCGTACGAGAACGTGGCCGCGCTGGACTATCCGGCGATCCTCGCGGTGACCAGTCTCAACGACACGCGGGTGCTCTACTCCGAGCCGGCGAAGTGGATCGCGCGCCTGCGGGCTGTCGCTCCGACGGGCGACTACCTGCTCAAGACCGAGATGGGTGCCGGGCACGGTGGCCCGAGTGGTCGCTACGACTCCTGGCGCGAGGAGGCGTTCATCAACGCCTGGATCCTGGACCGCATCGGTCGCGCCTGA